One part of the Salirhabdus salicampi genome encodes these proteins:
- the purD gene encoding phosphoribosylamine--glycine ligase, giving the protein MNVLVIGKGGREHTIAWKFAQSPIVERVFVAPGNDGMTDVAELVNIEESNFESLIHFAKNNEIDLTFVGPEVPLMEGITDRFQEEGLTVFGPSQQAALIEGSKSFAKELMNKYDIPTAKSETFTNYEEAKAYVEKVGAPIVIKADGLAAGKGVVVAMTEDEATNALADMLKNSKFGSSSTRVVIEEFLQGEEYSLMAFINGSNVYPLVVAQDHKRAYDNDKGPNTGGMGAYSPVPQISAELQQETVENVIKPMAEALEREGRPFTGVLYGGLMATAEGPKVIEFNARFGDPEVQVILPRLESDLAEVILAVLRGEDFELQWSEEAVVGVVLASTGYPNQYEKGKPIIGLENVSDNTLLFHAGTEKQDDHFVTNGGRVLLLAEKAGTIKQASEKVYKQMEKLKSNDVFFRRDIGKKALQ; this is encoded by the coding sequence ATGAATGTACTCGTAATCGGAAAAGGTGGACGTGAACATACGATTGCGTGGAAATTTGCCCAAAGTCCTATTGTTGAGCGTGTATTCGTAGCGCCTGGGAATGATGGGATGACAGATGTAGCTGAACTTGTGAATATAGAGGAATCAAATTTTGAAAGCCTTATTCATTTTGCAAAGAATAATGAAATTGATTTAACCTTTGTCGGTCCGGAGGTACCTCTAATGGAGGGGATTACAGACCGGTTTCAAGAGGAAGGGCTAACGGTATTCGGCCCATCACAACAAGCTGCTCTAATTGAAGGTAGCAAATCTTTTGCAAAGGAATTAATGAATAAGTATGATATTCCAACTGCTAAGTCTGAAACTTTTACGAATTATGAAGAAGCAAAAGCTTATGTTGAAAAAGTAGGTGCTCCGATTGTTATAAAAGCAGATGGATTGGCAGCTGGAAAAGGTGTGGTCGTCGCTATGACCGAGGATGAAGCCACTAACGCCTTAGCCGATATGTTAAAGAATAGTAAGTTCGGATCCTCTAGTACAAGGGTTGTAATTGAAGAATTCCTCCAAGGTGAAGAATATTCGTTAATGGCATTCATCAACGGCTCCAACGTTTACCCGTTGGTTGTGGCGCAGGATCATAAGCGTGCTTATGATAATGATAAAGGACCAAACACGGGTGGCATGGGCGCATATTCACCTGTACCTCAAATATCAGCTGAACTTCAGCAGGAAACAGTAGAAAACGTTATAAAACCAATGGCAGAGGCGTTGGAGAGAGAAGGACGCCCCTTTACTGGAGTTTTATATGGTGGCTTAATGGCAACGGCCGAAGGTCCAAAAGTAATTGAATTTAACGCCCGTTTTGGAGACCCAGAGGTTCAAGTGATTCTACCACGCCTGGAAAGCGATCTTGCAGAAGTGATTCTAGCAGTACTTCGCGGTGAAGATTTTGAATTGCAATGGTCAGAAGAAGCGGTTGTAGGTGTTGTATTAGCCTCAACCGGTTATCCTAATCAATACGAAAAAGGAAAACCGATAATCGGGCTAGAAAATGTGAGTGACAACACATTGCTATTTCACGCTGGAACAGAGAAGCAGGACGATCACTTTGTTACAAATGGAGGACGTGTTTTGTTATTAGCGGAGAAAGCTGGTACAATAAAGCAAGCTTCCGAAAAAGTGTACAAACAAATGGAAAAATTAAAAAGTAATGATGTTTTTTTCCGTCGAGATATTGGAAAAAAGGCGTTACAATAA
- the purM gene encoding phosphoribosylformylglycinamidine cyclo-ligase produces the protein MGNTYKKAGVDIEAGYQSVERIKNLTNRTKRPEVMGSLGSFGAMFDFSKLQLKEPVLVSGTDGVGTKLMLAIQLNKHDTIGIDAVAMCVNDIVVQGAEPLYFLDYLALGKVEPEKIEQIVSGVVAGCEQAGCSLIGGETAEMPDMYDENDYDIAGFSVGAVEKSDIITGERIEEGDVLIGLRSNGIHSNGFSLVRKVLLEQGSMSLSEFHPLLEKTLGEELLEPTRIYVQPLLKLLKSYDIKGMAHITGGGFIENIPRMLPKLGAELISGSWDIPPIFDLIQQTGNISVEEMYSVFNMGIGMVLAVSPSIADKVLEDATSFGETAYKIGTVTSGSGVRFV, from the coding sequence ATGGGAAATACGTATAAAAAAGCAGGAGTAGATATCGAAGCGGGATATCAATCTGTGGAACGAATTAAAAACTTAACGAACCGAACGAAGCGTCCTGAAGTAATGGGTAGTCTCGGAAGTTTTGGTGCTATGTTTGATTTTTCGAAATTACAACTAAAAGAACCTGTGCTTGTTTCCGGGACTGACGGTGTTGGGACAAAGCTCATGCTCGCGATTCAATTGAATAAGCATGACACCATTGGGATTGATGCCGTTGCGATGTGTGTGAACGATATCGTTGTTCAAGGAGCAGAACCGCTCTATTTTTTAGACTATTTAGCATTGGGAAAAGTAGAGCCCGAAAAAATTGAACAAATCGTTTCAGGTGTTGTCGCTGGTTGCGAACAAGCTGGTTGCTCCCTTATTGGAGGGGAAACAGCTGAAATGCCTGATATGTATGATGAAAATGACTATGATATTGCAGGCTTTTCTGTCGGGGCTGTAGAAAAATCTGACATTATTACCGGAGAACGAATTGAAGAAGGCGACGTTTTGATCGGATTACGCTCAAATGGGATTCATAGTAACGGTTTCTCCTTAGTACGAAAGGTTTTACTAGAACAAGGAAGTATGTCACTGTCAGAATTTCATCCTTTGTTAGAAAAAACCTTAGGAGAAGAGTTGTTAGAGCCTACACGGATTTATGTTCAGCCATTGTTAAAACTGTTGAAATCGTACGATATAAAAGGAATGGCCCATATTACTGGTGGTGGCTTTATAGAAAATATCCCGCGTATGTTACCGAAACTCGGGGCTGAATTGATTTCGGGTAGTTGGGATATTCCTCCTATCTTTGACCTCATTCAACAAACTGGAAATATTTCAGTAGAAGAAATGTACAGTGTATTTAATATGGGGATCGGAATGGTGTTAGCCGTATCACCTTCAATTGCTGATAAAGTGCTAGAAGATGCAACGTCTTTCGGTGAAACAGCTTATAAAATTGGAACTGTAACTAGTGGAAGCGGTGTTCGGTTTGTCTAA
- the purH gene encoding bifunctional phosphoribosylaminoimidazolecarboxamide formyltransferase/IMP cyclohydrolase, with protein sequence MSKKQALISVSNKDGIVAFAKELRNRGIEIISTGGTKKLLSENGIDVKGVSDLTGFPEILDGRVKTLHPAVHGGLLAVRDNDSHQAQLKSHNIDPIDFVVVNLYPFKDTISKPDVQFDEAIENIDIGGPTMIRAAAKNHQDVSVIVDPNDYARIIEELDVNETVSSELKRTLAAKAFRHTAHYDALIGEYLTKQTEENFPEVMTVTYEKKQDLRYGENPHQQAAFYKKPLPLKSSIATAAQHHGKELSFNNINDADAALEIVKDFRDPAVVAVKHTNPCGVGVSDNIFEAYVRAYEADPVSIFGGIVALNREVNEQLAEKMKEIFLEIIIAPSFTDEALELLKQKKNLRLLTIDMNKEDVLENKLASVHGGLLVQNEDQYTFEDASISVPTEVEPTDEQWKDLKLAWQVVKHVKSNAILLAKDQKTVGVGAGQMNRVGAAKIAIEQAGDHVKGSVMASDAFFPMDDTVELAAKAGVKAIIQPGGSIRDQDSIKKCNEYGIAMVFTGVRHFKH encoded by the coding sequence ATGAGTAAAAAACAAGCACTTATTAGTGTCTCGAATAAAGATGGAATTGTTGCATTTGCCAAGGAGTTACGAAATAGAGGTATTGAAATTATTTCGACAGGCGGAACAAAAAAATTATTAAGTGAAAACGGAATTGATGTGAAAGGCGTATCGGATCTAACGGGTTTTCCGGAAATTTTAGATGGCCGAGTGAAAACATTACACCCAGCTGTTCATGGCGGATTGTTAGCGGTTAGAGATAATGATAGTCATCAAGCACAATTAAAGAGCCATAACATTGATCCAATTGATTTTGTTGTTGTAAATTTATATCCGTTTAAAGATACCATTTCTAAGCCTGATGTCCAATTTGATGAGGCAATTGAAAATATTGATATCGGTGGACCTACGATGATTCGTGCTGCTGCGAAAAATCATCAAGATGTTTCCGTAATCGTTGATCCTAATGATTATGCCCGTATAATTGAGGAGCTAGATGTAAACGAAACGGTTTCATCTGAGTTAAAACGGACATTAGCTGCAAAGGCATTTCGTCACACGGCTCACTATGATGCTTTAATTGGCGAATATTTAACGAAACAAACAGAGGAAAATTTCCCGGAAGTGATGACTGTTACGTATGAAAAGAAACAAGATTTACGTTATGGGGAAAATCCTCACCAACAAGCAGCATTTTACAAGAAACCGTTGCCGCTGAAATCTTCCATTGCCACAGCTGCACAACATCATGGCAAAGAGCTATCTTTTAACAATATTAACGATGCAGATGCTGCGTTAGAAATTGTTAAAGACTTCCGTGATCCAGCAGTTGTTGCGGTTAAACATACAAACCCGTGTGGTGTTGGTGTTAGCGACAACATTTTCGAAGCATATGTCCGTGCTTACGAAGCGGATCCTGTCTCTATCTTCGGTGGCATCGTTGCACTGAATCGTGAAGTAAATGAACAGTTAGCGGAGAAGATGAAGGAGATCTTTTTAGAGATTATTATTGCCCCTTCATTTACTGATGAAGCATTAGAACTTTTGAAACAGAAGAAGAATTTACGTTTACTTACAATCGATATGAATAAAGAAGACGTATTGGAAAATAAACTTGCCTCTGTACACGGTGGATTGTTAGTCCAAAATGAGGATCAATATACATTTGAAGATGCTTCTATTTCTGTCCCAACAGAAGTAGAACCCACAGATGAGCAATGGAAAGATTTGAAATTAGCTTGGCAAGTTGTAAAGCATGTGAAATCGAATGCAATTCTATTAGCGAAGGACCAAAAAACTGTTGGGGTTGGAGCCGGTCAAATGAATCGAGTTGGTGCAGCAAAGATTGCGATAGAACAAGCCGGTGATCATGTAAAAGGTTCCGTCATGGCTTCAGACGCGTTTTTCCCAATGGATGACACAGTAGAATTAGCGGCAAAAGCAGGGGTAAAAGCAATTATTCAGCCAGGTGGATCCATTCGTGACCAAGATTCCATAAAAAAATGTAATGAATACGGAATTGCGATGGTGTTTACAGGAGTTCGGCATTTTAAGCACTAG
- a CDS encoding bifunctional 5,10-methylenetetrahydrofolate dehydrogenase/5,10-methenyltetrahydrofolate cyclohydrolase — translation MKNQLILDGKRVATEVKEKLTSRIETLSKKGITPCLATILVGDNSSSATYVRMKGNACERIGITSKQVHLSEQTTTEELLQVIEELNHDNNVHGILLQHPVPSHINERLAFDTIDIDKDVDGVTSLGFGQVAFNQGKFPSCTPAAIMEVLHYYNLPIEGKHAVVIGRSPILGKPISLMLLNENATVTICHSKTENLPEIVKNADIVVAAVGKPEFVQGEWLKEGAVILDAGYNEGNIGDVDYESCLEKAGAITPVPGGIGPVTISMLLKHTVMAAELKAELSPAK, via the coding sequence GTGAAAAATCAATTAATACTAGACGGTAAACGCGTGGCAACCGAAGTAAAAGAAAAGTTAACAAGTAGAATAGAAACTCTTAGTAAAAAGGGAATTACCCCTTGTTTAGCAACTATTTTAGTAGGGGATAATTCTTCTTCTGCCACATATGTTCGGATGAAAGGGAACGCATGTGAACGTATAGGGATTACGTCAAAGCAAGTACATTTATCAGAACAAACCACGACAGAAGAGTTGTTACAAGTCATCGAAGAGTTAAACCATGATAACAATGTACATGGGATTCTACTTCAACATCCTGTTCCAAGCCACATTAATGAGCGATTAGCATTTGATACGATTGATATCGATAAAGATGTTGACGGTGTTACGAGCTTAGGGTTTGGCCAAGTAGCCTTTAACCAAGGGAAATTTCCGAGTTGTACACCTGCAGCTATTATGGAAGTTTTGCATTACTATAATCTGCCAATTGAAGGTAAGCATGCAGTTGTTATTGGCCGAAGTCCAATATTAGGAAAGCCTATTTCTTTAATGCTACTTAACGAAAATGCTACGGTAACAATTTGTCACTCAAAAACAGAAAACTTACCGGAAATCGTAAAAAATGCTGATATCGTTGTAGCAGCAGTAGGAAAGCCGGAATTTGTCCAAGGTGAATGGCTTAAGGAAGGTGCTGTGATCCTAGATGCAGGATATAACGAAGGAAATATTGGTGACGTAGATTACGAATCTTGCTTAGAAAAAGCTGGTGCCATTACTCCAGTGCCTGGGGGTATTGGCCCAGTGACAATTTCTATGCTATTAAAACATACAGTGATGGCAGCGGAATTGAAGGCGGAGCTATCACCTGCAAAATAA
- the purN gene encoding phosphoribosylglycinamide formyltransferase gives MSNRLKIAVFASGNGSNFTSIVDFSSHSQSSFEVVLLICDRPQAKVINRAKQAGIPTFVFSPKQYESKEQFESEIVQKLHVAGVQFIALAGYMRLIGKTLLEEYKQRIVNIHPSLLPKFPGKDAVGQALQKGVSETGATVHYVDEGMDTGPIIAQQSVPIPPNSDRDDVQAIIQQVEHQLYPQVLHELCKKVMEGAKS, from the coding sequence TTGTCTAATCGATTAAAAATTGCTGTATTTGCATCAGGAAATGGTAGCAATTTTACATCGATTGTAGATTTTTCAAGCCATTCTCAATCATCTTTTGAAGTCGTTCTTCTCATTTGTGACCGACCACAGGCGAAGGTGATTAATCGAGCGAAACAAGCGGGCATTCCTACATTCGTATTTTCTCCAAAACAGTATGAGAGCAAGGAGCAATTTGAAAGCGAGATTGTACAGAAGTTACACGTGGCAGGCGTACAGTTCATTGCATTAGCTGGTTATATGCGTTTAATTGGGAAAACGTTGTTAGAGGAGTATAAGCAGAGAATTGTCAATATTCATCCTTCCCTGTTACCGAAATTCCCTGGTAAAGATGCTGTTGGTCAAGCATTGCAAAAAGGGGTTTCGGAAACGGGAGCGACGGTTCACTATGTAGATGAAGGAATGGATACAGGTCCTATCATTGCCCAACAATCCGTTCCGATTCCACCGAATAGTGACCGTGACGACGTTCAAGCAATCATTCAGCAAGTAGAGCATCAATTGTACCCGCAAGTATTACATGAATTATGCAAAAAAGTCATGGAAGGGGCAAAATCATGA